The genomic window TCGAGAAGTGGCCGCTCCGCTGGTTCGAGATGCTGCTGCCCCGCCAGCTGGAGATCGTGCTCGAGATCAACCGCCGGCTCGTGGACGAGGTGCGGGCGCGATTCCCCGGCGACGAGGGCCGCGTCGAGCGCATCCGCGTGGTGGAAGAGGGCAGCGAGCGCAAGGTGCGCATGGCCAACCTCGCCATCGTCGGCTCGCACAGCACCAACGGGGTCGCGGCCATTCACTCCGCACTGCTGCGCGCCTCGACGGTGAAGGACCTCGCCGAGATGTTCCCGGAGCGTTTCAACAACAAGACCAACGGGGTGACTCCGCGGCGGTGGCTACTGCTCGCGAATCCGGGGCTGGCCGGCCGCATCACCGCGGCCATCGGCGAGCGCTGGGTCACCGACCTGGCCGAGCTCGGCCGGCTGCGGCCCCTCGCCGACGATCGAGGCTTTCGCGACGCGGTCCGGAGCGCCAAGCGCGAGGCGAAGACCCGGTTCGCGGACTGGCTCAAGACGACCGCGGGCCTGGTGGTGGACCCCGACTCGATCTTCGACAGCCAGGTCAAGCGCATCCACGAGTACAAGCGCCAGTTCCTGAACGCCCTGCGGGTGGTGGTGCTCTACGATCGCCTGCGGCAGAACCCGGCGATGGAGATGGCTCCGCGCACGTTCTTCTTCGCGGGCAAGGCGGCGCCGGCCTACCACCTGGCCAAGCTCGTCATCAAGTTCATCAACAACCTCGCCGGCACCCTGGAGGGCGATCCGGCGGTGCGCGGGCGCCTGAAGGTCGTGTTCCTGCCCGAGTACTGCGTGACCATGGCCGAGCGTCTGATTCCCGGGACCGACGTGTCCAACCAGATCTCGACCGCCGGCTACGAGGCGAGCGGGACCAGCAACATGAAGTTCATGATGAACGGGGCGCTGACCATCGGCACCCGCGACGGCGCGACCATCGAGATGGCGGAGGCCGCCGGCGAGGAGCATTTCTTCCTCTTCGGGCTGACCGCCGAGCAGGTGGCGGGCAATCGCGGCTGGTACAGTCCGCAGTGGCACTACGACCACGAGCCGGAGACGCGCGCGGCCCTCGACCTGATCTTCACCGATCACTTCAGCCGCTACGAGCCGGGGGTGTTCGAGCCGCTACGGGAGATGCTGCTCACGCGCGGGGACTACTTCATGCATCTGGCGGATCTCAGCGCCTACCTGGAGGCCGACCGCCGGTTGTTGGACTGCTACGCGCGCCCGGACGAGTGGGCGCGGAAGGCCATCATCAATGTGGCCAGCTCCGGCCGTTTCTCGAGCGACCGGACCATCGCCGAGTACGCGACCGAGATCTGGAACGTCACGCCGTGCCCGGTGCCATGAGCGCCAGCGCCGTGGGCGTGGCGGCTCCGCTCGGCGCCACGCCGGATCGCAAGGGCACCAACTTCAGTGTGTTCTCTCGCCACGCGACCGGCGTGGAGCTGCTGCTGTTCGATCGGGCGGACGATGCCAAGGCCGCGCGGACTATCCGTCTGGATGTGGCCGGCAATCGCACGTACCACTACTGGCACGCCTTCGCGCCCGGGGTCGCCGCCGGGCAGATCTACGGCTATCGGGTCGAGGGGCCGGCCGAGCCCTCCGCGGGCCTTCGGTTCGATCCCGCGAAGGTGCTCCTGGATCCGTACGGGCGGGCGGTGGCGGTCCCGGAGCGCTATGACCGGGAGGCGGCCAGCGCGGCCGGCGACACCACCGCGACTTCCATGAAGAGCGTGGTGGTGGATCCGTCGGACTACGACTGGGAAGGCGACGCTCCGCTCCGCACGCCGTCCGCGCGGACGATCGTCTAC from Candidatus Methylomirabilota bacterium includes these protein-coding regions:
- a CDS encoding glycogen/starch/alpha-glucan phosphorylase, which translates into the protein MSKDKTPGAEKLLARYGCGPVQLKGRDNALYERHLMFDNAVDPATASARDRYEAAARSVRDVLAQRWVRTDATYERENPKRVYYLSMEFLIGRSLANNVMNLLLDPLIADTARDRGFDWIGLLEEEPDAGLGNGGLGRLAACFVDSMATLQLPAMGYGLRYEYGIFRQTIRDGWQQEQPDNWLRRPDPWEVARPQEQVEIKLGCSFEVRGGGLHVVAGQPSSLYGLPFDRPVVGYGGNTINTLRLWAAGTPDFFDFRAFSAGDFVGALAERLTAESLTRVLYPDDSTSMGQGLRFIQEYFLVACSLADLVRRFRRSNTDWGALPAKVAVQLNDTHPSMAVTELMRILLDEAHLGWDRAWELTRQTLAYTNHTLLPEALEKWPLRWFEMLLPRQLEIVLEINRRLVDEVRARFPGDEGRVERIRVVEEGSERKVRMANLAIVGSHSTNGVAAIHSALLRASTVKDLAEMFPERFNNKTNGVTPRRWLLLANPGLAGRITAAIGERWVTDLAELGRLRPLADDRGFRDAVRSAKREAKTRFADWLKTTAGLVVDPDSIFDSQVKRIHEYKRQFLNALRVVVLYDRLRQNPAMEMAPRTFFFAGKAAPAYHLAKLVIKFINNLAGTLEGDPAVRGRLKVVFLPEYCVTMAERLIPGTDVSNQISTAGYEASGTSNMKFMMNGALTIGTRDGATIEMAEAAGEEHFFLFGLTAEQVAGNRGWYSPQWHYDHEPETRAALDLIFTDHFSRYEPGVFEPLREMLLTRGDYFMHLADLSAYLEADRRLLDCYARPDEWARKAIINVASSGRFSSDRTIAEYATEIWNVTPCPVP